One genomic segment of Capricornis sumatraensis isolate serow.1 chromosome 6, serow.2, whole genome shotgun sequence includes these proteins:
- the LOC138080740 gene encoding LOW QUALITY PROTEIN: uncharacterized protein (The sequence of the model RefSeq protein was modified relative to this genomic sequence to represent the inferred CDS: deleted 3 bases in 2 codons; substituted 1 base at 1 genomic stop codon) encodes MGQTHSRQLFAHMLSVMLKHRGITISKPKLINFLSFIEEVCPWFPREGTVSLETWKKVGEQIRTHYTLHGPEKVPVETLSFWTLIRDCLDFDNDELKRLGNLLKQEENPLHVPDSEPKYAVPKGIEGDPPFCNLSRPPDNDDSLSSTDEAELDEEAAKYHQEDWGFLAQQKGASTSKDDLVECLKNLTVALQNSGIKLPSNNSKSPSAPPLPPGYAPSVVAGLDPPPGPPPPPSENVSPLQKALRQAQRLGEVVSDFSLAFPVFEHNNQRFYEALPFKQLKELKIACSQYGPTAPFTVAMIESLGTQNLPPNDWKQIARACLSGGDYLLWKSEYVEQCARIADVNRQQGIQTSYEMLIGEGAFQATNTQLNFLPGAYAQISNAARQAWKKLPSSSTKTEDLSKVRQGPDEPYQDFMARLLDTIGKIMSDEKAGMVLAKQLAFENANSACQAALRPYRKKADLSDYIRICADIGPSYMQGIAMAATLQGKNIKEVLFQQQANISFYGLTTQYPMCFSYQLQHPHCIQVSADISYPQVTISGIDEKTGKRSHCDGTGPLDIPFCGKHLSIRIGIDTPRTLCRARVASVYNINNANTTFLXDWAPGRKPDFPEYRGQHPPILSVNAAHTYQTELWKLLAAFCHGNSLYLQPNISGSKYGNVGVTGFLYPRACVPYPFMLIQSHVEIALSLNIYHLNCSNCILTNCIRGVAKGEQVIIVKQPAFVMLPVEITEAWYDETALKLLQRINTALNRTKKSVSLIVLGIVSLITLIATAVTASVSLAQSIQAAHTVDSLSYNVTKVMRTQEDIDRKIEDRLSALYDVVRVLGEQVQSISFRMKIQCHANYKWICVTKKAYNASDFPWDKVKKHLQGIWFNTNVSLDLLQLHNEILNIKNSPKATLNIADTVDNFLQNLFSNFPSLHSLWRSIIAVGAVLIVVLIVICLAPCFICSIVKKFLHMKILIHKNMLQHRHLMELLKKNKERGAAGDRP; translated from the exons atgggacagacgcatagtcgtcaattgtttgcacatatgttatctgtaatgttaaaacaccggggaattactatttccaaacctaaattaatcaattttctttcatttattgaggaagtttgcccttggttccccagagaaggcacagtAAGTTTAGAGACGTGGAAgaaggtaggggaacaaattcggactcattatactttacatggccctgaaaaggttcctgtagaaactttatccttttggacactaattcgtgattgcctggactttgataatgatgaattaaaacgtttaggaaatttgttaaaacaggaagaaaatcctcttcatgttcctgattcgGAGCCCAAGTATGCTGTTCCCAAGGGAATTGAAGGTGACCCTCCGTTTTGTAACTTATCGCGTCCACCGGAtaatgatgattcactttcctccacagatgaggcggAATTAGAcgaagaggctgctaaataccatcaagaagattggggttttttggcacaacaa aagggggcgtcaacatctaaagatgatttggttgaatgtttaaaaaatctcactgttgctttacAAAActcaggaatcaagcttcctagtAACAACTCCAAATCTCCTTCTGCTCCGCCTCTTCCCCCTGGCTATGCTCCTTCCGTagttgctggtctcgatccccctccggggcctcctcctccgccatctgaaaatgtgtctccgctacaaaaggcattgagacaagcacaacgacttggtgaggttgtctccgatttttctcttgcttttcctgtctttgaacataataaccagcgtttctatgaagcgctgcctttcaagcaattgaaagagttaaagattgcttgctcacaatacggtcctaccgctccattcactGTTGCTATGATAGAAAGTTTGGGTACTCagaatctacccccaaatgattggaaacaaatagctagagcttgtctttcggggggagattatttattatggaaatctgaatatgTTGAACAGTGTGCTCGTATAGCCGATGttaatcggcagcaaggtatacaaacctcctatgaaatgttgattggtgaaggcgctttccaggctactaatactcaacttAATTTCTTACCTGGTGCATATGCACAAATATCAAATGCAGCCCgacaggcatggaaaaaactccctagctccagtactaagacagaagatctttcaaaggtccgacagggacctgatgagccttatcaggacttcatggcacgactcttagatactataggtaagataatgtcagatgaaaaggctgggatggtattagcaaaacaattggcttttgaaaacgctaactctgcctgtcaagctgctttacgaccttatagaaagaaggcagatctgtctgattatattcgtatttgtgctgacattggaccctcctatatgcaaggcattgcTATGGCAGCgacattacaaggaaaaaacattaaagaggtactttttcagcaacaagccaatatctccttttatggtcttactacgcaatatcctatgtgcttttcttatcaattacagcatcctcactgtatacaggtgtcagctgatatatcctatcctcaagtgactatttctggcattgaTGAAAAAACCGGAAAAAGATCGCACTGTGACGGAActggacctctcgacattccgttttgtggcaaacatctaagcatccgcataggaatagacactcctcggactttatgtcgagcccgggttgcgtcggtgtacaacatcaacaatgccaataccaccttTTTATGAGATTGGGCACCTGGAAGAAAAcctgattttcctgaatatcgaggacagcatccacccattctctctgtaaacgCTGCTCACACAtatcaaacagaactgtggaaacttttggctgctttttgtcatggcaatagtctatatttacaacccaatatcagtgggagtaaatatggtaatgtaggagttacggggtttttatatccccgagcttgtgtcccttacccatttaTGTTGATACAAAGCCATGTGGAAATAGCATtgtcattgaatatttatcatttaaattgttctaattgcatacttaccaattgcataagaggtgttgcaaaaggagaacaagttataatagtaaaacaacctgcttttgtaatgttaccagttgaaataactgaagcttggtatgacgagactgctttaaaattgctacaacgcattaacacggctcttaaCCGCACTAAAAAAAGTGTGAGCCTGATTGTTCTGGGTATAGTATCtttaatcacccttatagcaactgctgttactgcttctgtatctctggcacaatccattcaagctgctcatactgtagattccttgtcatataacgttactaaagtaatgagaacacaagaagatatagatagaaaaatagaagatagattatcagctttatatgatgtggttagagttctaggagaacaagttcagagcattagctttcgcatgaaaattcaatgtcatgctaattataaatggatttgtgttacaaaaaaggcttataatgcatctgactttccatgggataaggtgaaaaaacatctacaaggaatttggtttaatactaatgtttctctagacctattgcaattacataatgaaattcttaatattaaaaattctcctaaagctactctAAACATAGCTGATACTGTTgacaattttttacaaaatttattttctaacttccctagcttgcattcactgtggcgaagcataattgctgtgggcgcggttttgattgttgtgcttatcgtgatttgttTGGCTCCTTGTTTTATTTGTAGTATTGTTAAAAAATTCTTACAcatgaaaattctgatacataaaaacatgttgcaacaccgacaccttatggagcttttaaaa aaaaataaagagaggggagctgcgggggacCGCCCgtaa